Proteins encoded by one window of Arachis hypogaea cultivar Tifrunner chromosome 1, arahy.Tifrunner.gnm2.J5K5, whole genome shotgun sequence:
- the LOC140184003 gene encoding uncharacterized protein: MVGTLPPRPSGCTALYSGLPRLRGRAEPVLAGAQNLEGKLQGAVKSVERTKAEGTTLKAQLATSAEKLTASDAAITQLSEHKLALESQVSAAQARVAELEKKLAASMASADAAKAEVAALKKKNKETVKEVRDAFMATDKAIKAQVKLLAPEFDVSAVGAFKTIKDGKIVDLSKKCVICTLSLCFLFGSL; encoded by the coding sequence ATGGTGGGGACCTTGCCTCCTAGGCCAAGTGGGTGTACCGCACTCTACTCCGGGCTGCCGCGATTGCGAGGAAGGGCGGAGCCCGTTTTGGCCGGTGCCCAGAACCTGGAGGGCAAGCTTCAAGGAGCTGTTAAGTCTGTGGAGAGGACGAAGGCGGAGGGGACGACGTTGAAGGCCCAACTAGCTACTTCAGCAGAGAAGTTGACGGCCTCTGACGCAGCGATCACTCAGCTTTCCGAGCATAAGCTTGCCTTGGAAAGCCAGGTTTCTGCTGCGCAAGCTCGGGTGGCAGAGCTGGAAAAGAAACTGGCCGCTTCCATGGCCTCGGCTGATGCTGCCAAGGCTGAGGTTGCtgctttgaagaagaagaataaagagaCTGTGAAGGAGGTTAGGGACGCATTCATGGCCACCGACAAAGCGATTAAGGCCCAGGTGAAGCTCCTAGCTCCCGAGTTTGATGTGTCCGCTGTGGGTGCCTTCAAGACCATCAAGGATGGGAAGATTGTCGACCTCTCCAAGAAATGTGTTATTTGTActttatctctttgttttttgtttggtaGTTTGTAA